A genome region from Bdellovibrionota bacterium includes the following:
- the fdhD gene encoding formate dehydrogenase accessory sulfurtransferase FdhD: MSERLTTVERRRMSGVEWEFPSNDQLVSEEPLEMRLNGEALAVTMRTPGDDFELVRGFLYTEQIVNRPEEILGLERPGNGAKESHTNVVSATVPPKILEGKCWLRNFYASSSCGVCGKASIEQLRLTRPIIESSFRVGVERLYQVVGRMRKLQALFNQTGGLHAAALFNERGEVVVVREDVGRHNAVDKVVGWAMESYQVPVRDLGLFVSGRSSFEIVQKAIAAGIPFVGAISAPSSLAVSLAKEYRVTLAGFVRGETCSVYSEPDRIQSNET; the protein is encoded by the coding sequence ATGAGCGAAAGACTGACAACGGTCGAGCGAAGGCGAATGTCCGGCGTCGAATGGGAGTTCCCTTCGAACGATCAGCTGGTATCCGAGGAACCGCTTGAAATGCGACTCAACGGCGAGGCGTTGGCGGTCACGATGCGAACGCCGGGGGACGATTTTGAACTGGTGCGCGGTTTTCTTTACACGGAACAGATCGTCAATCGTCCGGAAGAGATTCTCGGTTTGGAGCGACCGGGGAACGGCGCCAAGGAGTCGCATACAAATGTTGTTTCGGCCACGGTGCCGCCAAAGATTTTGGAAGGCAAATGCTGGCTACGGAATTTCTATGCGTCGTCGAGCTGCGGTGTCTGTGGAAAAGCGTCGATCGAGCAACTCCGTCTGACCCGCCCGATCATTGAATCGTCGTTCCGCGTGGGAGTCGAACGCTTGTATCAAGTGGTAGGTCGAATGCGGAAGCTCCAAGCGCTGTTCAATCAGACCGGGGGGTTGCACGCGGCGGCTCTCTTCAACGAACGCGGTGAAGTGGTCGTTGTGCGGGAGGATGTCGGCCGGCACAACGCCGTGGACAAAGTCGTCGGTTGGGCGATGGAGTCGTATCAGGTCCCGGTCCGGGATCTGGGCCTCTTTGTGAGCGGCCGGTCCAGCTTTGAGATCGTTCAAAAGGCCATTGCCGCGGGAATTCCTTTTGTGGGAGCCATCTCCGCACCGAGCAGTCTGGCCGTGAGTTTGGCGAAAGAATACCGCGTAACGCTCGCCGGTTTTGTCCGGGGAGAGACTTGCAGTGTTTATTCAGAACCGGATCGGATTCAGTCCAATGAAACTTGA
- a CDS encoding molybdenum cofactor guanylyltransferase — MKLETLTAAVLSGGESRRMGSDKALLRTDGGTTWIERVVWVARSRAVRTIVVTGRSPRYVDLFDPSTAEIVPDDSDVHGKGPLGGILTALRLTRTRHLLCLTCDMPGVGLDAIDELGLPEEHQDVVYASKMFFPMVFRVTPALLSVAVNRLQQDQCEIESFLKLLNGRAIVLAAAGGHANLNTPEDAKPHRDSP, encoded by the coding sequence ATGAAACTTGAAACGCTGACCGCCGCCGTTTTGTCCGGCGGAGAGAGCCGACGGATGGGGAGTGACAAGGCACTGCTTCGGACCGACGGAGGAACAACCTGGATTGAGCGCGTTGTTTGGGTGGCTCGGAGCCGCGCAGTGCGCACGATCGTTGTGACGGGGCGTTCCCCGAGATACGTCGATCTATTCGATCCGTCGACGGCTGAAATTGTTCCGGACGATTCCGATGTCCATGGAAAGGGACCGCTGGGAGGGATTCTTACGGCGCTTCGGTTGACCAGAACGCGTCATCTTCTCTGTCTGACGTGCGATATGCCGGGCGTCGGTTTGGATGCCATCGACGAATTGGGTCTGCCGGAGGAACATCAGGATGTTGTCTACGCTTCAAAGATGTTCTTCCCGATGGTCTTTCGTGTGACACCGGCTTTGCTTTCCGTTGCGGTGAATCGACTTCAACAAGATCAATGTGAAATTGAATCGTTCTTGAAGCTATTGAACGGACGAGCGATCGTGCTCGCGGCCGCTGGAGGTCACGCCAATTTGAATACGCCCGAGGATGCAAAGCCCCATCGAGACTCACCGTGA
- a CDS encoding FdhF/YdeP family oxidoreductase: MKLRHLVPFGILESQKPKHFRSMLNAAWANRDSLGYGWRILKHGVCDGCSLGPYGLKDNVMNGIHLCMTRLNLLRLNTMGPFDPDRLPDVEGLRQMTNEELHALGRIPAPLRLRRGESRFRRIDWNEAFTTIGSTIKKLRSDGKSDRIGMYVTSRGLTNETYYLARKLSSLIGTNNIDLCARLCHAASVDGLKDTLGVGAPTCSLSDLIGSDLVVIFGSNLANNQPVTMKYLHYAKKRGTKVLVINPYREPGLERYWVPSVPSSALFGTKIMDDFFQVSIGGDIAFMNGVLKALVQTSGVDEKFISRATSGFDELKAHVNALSWAMLEENSGLQRVDMERFARIYSRARSAVFVYSMGLTQHRFGVDNVKSIVNLALARGMLGKEKCGILPIRGHSGVQGGGECGIDPGKLPGNVPLTPESAAYFEREWGEPVAQSKGLRIGQMLEAAFEGKISMLYNVGGNLFETMPDPDYMREAMQRVPFRVHQDIVLNRSTVLEGDDVLLLPAQTRYEQKGGGTSTNTERRIRFTPEIPGHPVGEARSEWEILSAVGRQIFPNAGGPFSFSDAQVVRDEMGRVMPMYNGIQNLQKEGDQLQWGGKTLFAGGTFSKMPNGRARFSAISPPKLEIPEGCVYVTTRRGKQFNSMTYGSNDPLTNRKRTDIFVSGHDADRLGLQEGEKIRLRSDVGQMDGTCRIAPIPPRNVQVHWPEGNVLIARRYDPVSFEPDYNAVARIEKIL, translated from the coding sequence GTGAAGCTTCGTCACCTTGTGCCGTTCGGCATTTTGGAGTCGCAAAAGCCGAAACATTTTCGTTCGATGCTCAATGCCGCTTGGGCGAATCGAGACTCTCTCGGCTATGGGTGGCGAATTCTCAAACATGGCGTATGCGACGGCTGTTCGCTCGGTCCGTATGGCCTCAAAGACAACGTCATGAACGGAATCCATCTCTGCATGACCCGGCTCAATCTCCTTCGGTTGAACACGATGGGCCCATTCGATCCGGATCGCTTGCCGGACGTCGAAGGACTTCGGCAGATGACCAACGAGGAGTTGCATGCGCTGGGACGAATCCCCGCTCCACTCCGTCTTCGCCGAGGGGAGTCACGATTTCGACGAATCGATTGGAATGAAGCATTCACGACCATCGGTTCGACGATTAAAAAGCTCAGGTCCGATGGAAAATCCGATCGAATCGGGATGTACGTCACGTCGCGCGGCCTGACGAACGAAACGTATTACTTGGCCCGAAAGCTCAGTTCCTTAATCGGCACGAACAACATCGATCTCTGCGCCCGCCTCTGCCACGCGGCGTCCGTCGACGGATTGAAAGATACACTCGGCGTCGGGGCGCCGACCTGTTCGCTCTCGGATCTGATCGGCAGTGACCTGGTGGTCATTTTCGGAAGCAATTTGGCGAACAATCAGCCGGTCACGATGAAGTATTTGCACTACGCCAAAAAGCGCGGCACGAAGGTTCTAGTCATCAACCCGTACCGAGAGCCGGGACTGGAACGGTATTGGGTCCCGTCCGTTCCCTCGAGCGCCCTCTTCGGAACGAAAATTATGGACGATTTCTTCCAAGTGTCGATCGGCGGCGACATCGCGTTTATGAACGGCGTTCTCAAGGCCCTTGTCCAAACCAGCGGTGTGGACGAAAAATTTATTTCACGCGCTACCTCCGGATTCGATGAACTGAAAGCGCACGTGAATGCTTTGTCCTGGGCGATGCTTGAAGAGAATTCCGGACTCCAGAGGGTCGATATGGAACGGTTCGCCCGAATTTATTCCCGCGCTCGATCGGCCGTCTTCGTCTATAGCATGGGGCTGACGCAACATCGATTCGGCGTGGATAACGTGAAGTCGATCGTCAATCTGGCCCTCGCCCGCGGAATGCTCGGGAAAGAAAAATGCGGGATTCTGCCGATCCGGGGTCACAGCGGCGTTCAAGGCGGCGGTGAATGCGGAATCGATCCGGGAAAACTGCCGGGGAATGTGCCATTGACGCCCGAAAGCGCGGCCTATTTCGAGCGGGAGTGGGGAGAGCCGGTGGCTCAATCGAAAGGACTGCGGATCGGCCAGATGTTGGAAGCCGCTTTCGAAGGCAAAATCTCGATGCTCTATAACGTCGGCGGCAACCTGTTCGAAACCATGCCGGACCCGGATTACATGCGCGAGGCGATGCAGCGTGTGCCGTTCCGGGTTCATCAGGACATCGTCTTGAACCGATCGACGGTTCTGGAGGGCGACGATGTCCTCCTCTTGCCGGCCCAAACGCGCTACGAGCAAAAAGGAGGAGGAACGTCGACGAATACGGAACGTCGGATACGGTTCACACCGGAAATCCCCGGCCACCCTGTTGGCGAGGCCAGATCCGAATGGGAAATATTGAGCGCCGTCGGCCGTCAAATCTTTCCGAATGCGGGCGGCCCATTCTCCTTTTCCGACGCTCAAGTCGTCCGGGATGAAATGGGGCGTGTGATGCCGATGTACAACGGCATTCAAAATCTTCAGAAGGAGGGGGACCAACTTCAGTGGGGTGGGAAAACACTTTTTGCCGGCGGAACATTTTCAAAGATGCCGAACGGCAGAGCGCGTTTCTCGGCTATTTCACCGCCGAAACTCGAGATTCCGGAAGGCTGCGTCTACGTCACGACGCGGAGGGGGAAGCAGTTTAATTCCATGACGTACGGTTCGAATGACCCGCTGACGAATCGCAAACGGACCGACATTTTCGTCTCCGGCCACGACGCTGACCGATTGGGTTTGCAGGAAGGCGAGAAGATTCGTCTGCGATCCGATGTCGGTCAGATGGATGGAACCTGCCGAATCGCTCCGATTCCTCCGCGGAATGTTCAAGTGCATTGGCCCGAGGGGAATGTTCTAATCGCCCGCCGGTACGATCCGGTGTCATTTGAACCGGATTACAACGCCGTCGCGCGGATTGAAAAGATCCTATAG